A genome region from Hymenobacter tibetensis includes the following:
- a CDS encoding response regulator — MQKLSCALLVDDDKTTNYLNQMLLKRLDVAEKLLVALNGQEALNLLKIHCHEATEACPMLIFLDVKMPVMNGFEFLEIYAELPLAQKQAIVIVVLTTSLHPQDVGRLEKLHIAGFINKPLTKEKIDDILRQHFNRHLPTN; from the coding sequence ATGCAGAAGCTTAGTTGTGCGTTGTTGGTTGATGATGACAAGACTACCAATTACTTGAACCAGATGCTCTTGAAACGGCTCGACGTGGCTGAGAAGCTGCTGGTGGCACTCAACGGACAAGAAGCGTTGAACTTGCTGAAAATCCATTGCCACGAGGCAACGGAGGCCTGCCCGATGCTGATTTTTCTGGATGTGAAAATGCCAGTCATGAACGGCTTCGAGTTTCTGGAAATCTACGCCGAGTTGCCGCTAGCTCAGAAGCAAGCTATTGTTATCGTAGTGCTAACCACCTCCCTGCACCCCCAGGACGTAGGCCGCTTAGAGAAACTGCACATTGCGGGCTTCATCAACAAGCCCCTAACCAAAGAAAAGATAGACGACATCCTGCGCCAGCACTTCAACCGCCACCTGCCCACCAACTAG
- a CDS encoding ATP-binding protein encodes MAETDPPTLSDLARENEDLRHRLQEAEDLIDAVRTGSVDALAIQSPEGPRIFTLQGADESYRNLIEQMNEGAMLLNQDGTILYCNACLASWLECGLEQVIGHSFASFLPEMFQGYWATLLAQGWAGHGKGEVPLQTQDGSLRPLSLSMKVLTFNDASVVAAIATDLSAQREIRTIKALVTRQNMVIDRKNEELRVQESARLMMEQAAAEANRMLEGIPQIAWTADPEGVTTYFNRRWFDYTGQRDGPPWLYQWQYYQHPADIEAAAARWQECLLSGEIFEVEFRLRDSAGNYRWMLSRALPSRNEHGHIIEWIGTCTDIHEHKLDLERIDLAQRQLQENNAQLTRANVDLDNFIYTASHDLKAPITNIEGLLNALLLELPDTGETVRPIMNMMQDSVDRFKRTIEHLTAITKLQKENIQPEERTDLARLVEAVRLDLLPQIQECDAQVVVAVQNLPPLSFAEKNLRSIVYNLLSNAIKYRSPERVPQVFIRCHLAGEYAVLSVEDNGLGMHLTNETRLFGMFERLHDHVEGSGVGLYIVKKIVENAGGRIEVKSQLDVGSTFTVYLKK; translated from the coding sequence ATGGCTGAAACTGACCCGCCCACTCTGTCAGATCTAGCTCGCGAAAACGAGGACCTGCGTCATCGGCTACAGGAAGCGGAGGACCTCATCGATGCCGTACGAACGGGGTCTGTGGATGCATTGGCTATTCAAAGTCCTGAAGGGCCCCGCATCTTCACGCTGCAGGGCGCCGATGAAAGCTACCGCAACCTAATTGAGCAGATGAATGAGGGGGCTATGCTGCTCAATCAAGACGGGACTATCCTGTACTGCAATGCCTGTCTGGCCAGTTGGCTTGAGTGTGGGCTAGAACAGGTCATCGGTCATTCGTTTGCTAGCTTCTTGCCTGAAATGTTTCAAGGCTATTGGGCGACTTTGCTGGCGCAGGGGTGGGCTGGGCACGGCAAAGGGGAGGTGCCACTACAAACCCAAGATGGATCGTTGCGGCCTTTGTCCCTGTCGATGAAGGTCTTGACGTTTAATGATGCATCGGTGGTGGCTGCTATTGCTACCGATCTTTCGGCGCAGCGCGAAATCAGAACCATCAAGGCCTTGGTAACCAGACAGAACATGGTTATCGACCGCAAGAACGAAGAGCTACGAGTGCAGGAAAGCGCCCGCCTGATGATGGAGCAGGCTGCTGCCGAAGCCAACCGCATGCTGGAAGGGATTCCGCAAATAGCCTGGACGGCCGACCCCGAAGGCGTAACCACCTATTTCAACCGCCGCTGGTTTGACTACACCGGGCAGCGCGATGGGCCACCGTGGTTGTACCAATGGCAGTACTATCAGCACCCCGCCGACATTGAAGCCGCGGCGGCACGGTGGCAGGAGTGCTTGCTATCCGGTGAGATATTCGAGGTGGAGTTTCGCTTGCGCGACAGCGCTGGCAACTACCGCTGGATGCTTAGCCGGGCTTTACCGTCGCGCAACGAGCACGGCCACATCATCGAGTGGATTGGCACCTGCACCGACATTCACGAGCACAAGCTGGACTTGGAGCGTATTGATTTGGCGCAGCGGCAGCTCCAAGAAAACAACGCGCAGCTAACCCGCGCCAACGTGGACTTAGACAACTTCATTTATACGGCTTCCCACGATCTAAAAGCCCCCATCACCAACATCGAGGGGCTGCTAAACGCCTTGCTGTTGGAACTGCCTGATACCGGCGAAACGGTGCGCCCGATTATGAACATGATGCAGGATTCGGTGGACCGGTTCAAGCGCACCATCGAGCACCTGACGGCCATCACGAAGCTGCAAAAGGAAAACATTCAGCCTGAAGAGCGGACCGATTTGGCGCGGCTGGTTGAAGCAGTACGGCTAGACCTGTTGCCCCAGATTCAGGAATGTGATGCCCAGGTGGTGGTAGCTGTGCAGAACTTGCCGCCACTTTCGTTTGCGGAAAAAAACCTGCGCAGCATTGTTTACAACCTGCTGAGCAATGCCATCAAGTACCGTTCGCCTGAGCGCGTGCCGCAGGTGTTCATCCGCTGCCACCTGGCCGGAGAATACGCCGTGCTGAGCGTGGAGGACAACGGGCTGGGCATGCACCTGACCAACGAAACTCGTTTGTTTGGGATGTTCGAGCGGCTGCACGACCACGTGGAAGGCTCTGGCGTTGGGCTCTACATTGTCAAGAAAATAGTGGAAAACGCGGGAGGGCGAATCGAAGTAAAAAGTCAACTAGATGTGGGTTCTACGTTCACAGTATATCTAAAAAAATAA
- a CDS encoding circadian clock KaiB family protein, with the protein MESDERQPESSAEYVLYLYISGATPNSTRAVRNIKEICDLYLKGRHELVIVDIYQQPELAQGEQLIGIPTLIKKRPGLVRRLVGDLSNRPRVLAALGLSDALPSSPTHG; encoded by the coding sequence ATGGAGTCTGATGAAAGACAGCCTGAAAGCAGTGCCGAATATGTACTGTACCTCTACATCAGTGGTGCTACTCCCAACTCCACGCGAGCGGTGCGTAATATCAAGGAAATCTGTGATTTGTATTTGAAGGGGCGGCACGAACTCGTCATTGTTGATATTTACCAGCAGCCGGAATTGGCGCAGGGCGAACAACTTATTGGTATTCCAACCCTTATAAAGAAGCGCCCTGGCTTAGTACGCCGCTTGGTCGGCGACTTGTCGAATCGGCCGCGGGTGCTGGCGGCCCTTGGCCTGTCTGACGCGCTGCCTAGTTCACCTACCCATGGCTGA
- a CDS encoding circadian clock KaiB family protein, protein MENDLITDQTNKEDYWELRLYVAGQTTKSVAALANLKKYCEQHLQGRYQLEVIDLLVSPQLAEGDQILAIPTLVRKVPVPIRKIIGDLSNEERVLVGLDIRPIGDKANQ, encoded by the coding sequence ATGGAAAATGACCTCATAACCGATCAGACCAACAAGGAGGACTATTGGGAACTGCGCCTGTACGTAGCCGGGCAAACCACGAAGTCGGTAGCCGCATTAGCCAACCTCAAAAAGTACTGCGAACAACACTTACAGGGCCGTTACCAACTCGAGGTGATTGATTTGCTGGTGAGCCCACAGCTTGCTGAAGGCGACCAGATTTTAGCTATTCCCACTTTGGTACGTAAAGTGCCCGTACCCATTCGCAAAATTATTGGTGACCTCTCCAACGAGGAACGGGTACTGGTAGGGTTAGACATTCGTCCGATCGGGGACAAAGCCAACCAGTAG
- the kaiC gene encoding circadian clock protein KaiC: MQEDRTNSSGFAALPKAPTGIEGLDEITEGGLPKGRPTLICGSAGCGKTLMGIEFLVRGALEHQEPGVLMAFEETAEELAANVTSLGFDLPKLQEQKMLRVDHVHVDRSEIEETGEYDLDGLFIRLGYAIDTIGAKRVVLDTIEALFSGFPNQAVLRSEIRRLFRWLKDKGVTTVITAERGDGSLTRQGLEEYVSDCVILLDNRVIDQITTRRLRIVKYRGSTHGTNEYPYLISEDGISVLPVTSLRLGHAVSNEIVSTGILALDEMFGRKGYYQGSSILLTGTAGTAKTTLAAAFAESVCRQGGRCLYFAFEESPQQLVRNMLSVGLNLAPCIEQNKLVIEASRPTLNGLERHLVTIHKLVADFKPTAVVIDPISNLINVGNMNEVRSMLTRLIDFLKVNNITALFTSLISGTLQMDTTEEGVSSLVDTWISVRDLEGIGERNRGLSILKSRGMAHSNQVREFIITDRGIQLLDVVVGPTGIVTGASRLARQLQEQAQAVALQQELDRKDRELERRRRVLEATIANLRTEFESVEEEFRQLNNQEQDRQQATPNGKAPAASTPTHTSAPKSADQQPNA; the protein is encoded by the coding sequence ATGCAAGAAGACCGCACGAACTCCTCCGGATTTGCTGCATTGCCGAAAGCCCCCACGGGTATCGAAGGCCTCGATGAAATAACGGAAGGAGGTTTGCCTAAAGGGCGCCCAACGCTGATATGTGGTAGTGCTGGCTGCGGCAAAACCTTGATGGGCATCGAATTCCTGGTTCGCGGCGCCCTTGAGCACCAAGAGCCGGGCGTGCTGATGGCTTTCGAGGAAACCGCCGAAGAACTGGCTGCCAACGTCACGTCGCTCGGCTTCGACTTGCCGAAGCTGCAAGAACAAAAGATGCTGCGCGTCGACCACGTGCACGTTGACCGTTCCGAGATTGAGGAAACCGGCGAGTACGATTTGGATGGCTTGTTTATCCGGTTGGGTTACGCCATTGATACCATCGGCGCCAAGCGCGTAGTACTCGACACCATCGAGGCACTGTTTTCTGGCTTCCCCAACCAAGCCGTGTTGCGTTCGGAAATCCGACGTTTGTTTCGTTGGCTGAAAGACAAAGGCGTAACTACGGTTATCACCGCTGAGCGCGGCGACGGTTCGCTCACGCGTCAGGGGTTGGAAGAGTACGTGTCTGACTGCGTGATTCTGCTCGACAACCGAGTTATCGACCAGATTACCACCCGGCGGCTGCGGATAGTGAAGTACCGTGGCAGCACCCACGGCACCAATGAGTACCCGTACCTGATCAGTGAAGACGGTATTTCGGTGTTGCCGGTCACGTCGTTGCGTTTAGGGCACGCGGTATCCAACGAAATCGTATCGACCGGGATTCTCGCCTTAGACGAGATGTTCGGGCGCAAAGGCTACTACCAAGGCAGCAGCATATTGCTGACCGGTACAGCTGGTACCGCTAAAACAACCCTGGCCGCCGCATTTGCAGAGAGTGTTTGCCGCCAAGGCGGGCGGTGTCTGTATTTTGCCTTCGAAGAATCGCCGCAGCAGTTGGTGCGCAATATGCTGTCAGTGGGCTTGAACCTGGCGCCTTGCATCGAGCAGAACAAGCTTGTGATTGAAGCTTCGCGGCCCACCCTCAATGGCTTGGAGCGGCACTTAGTTACCATCCATAAGCTGGTGGCGGACTTCAAGCCCACAGCCGTTGTCATCGACCCAATCAGCAACCTCATCAACGTAGGTAACATGAACGAGGTACGCAGCATGCTCACGCGGCTAATTGACTTCCTGAAGGTGAACAATATCACGGCCCTTTTCACTTCCCTCATCAGTGGCACCCTGCAAATGGACACCACCGAAGAAGGCGTGTCTTCTTTGGTAGATACCTGGATTAGCGTGCGCGACCTGGAAGGCATAGGCGAGCGAAACCGAGGATTGAGTATTCTTAAGTCGCGGGGGATGGCGCACTCCAACCAAGTACGGGAGTTCATCATTACCGACCGAGGGATTCAGCTGCTGGACGTGGTAGTTGGCCCAACGGGGATTGTGACGGGGGCCAGCCGCCTAGCCCGCCAGCTGCAAGAACAGGCGCAAGCAGTAGCTTTGCAGCAGGAGTTGGACCGCAAAGACCGGGAATTGGAGCGTCGCCGCCGGGTGCTGGAAGCCACCATTGCCAACTTACGCACCGAGTTCGAGTCGGTGGAAGAAGAGTTTCGGCAACTCAACAACCAAGAGCAAGATCGGCAGCAAGCTACGCCAAACGGGAAAGCGCCAGCCGCCTCCACCCCAACGCACACGTCCGCTCCGAAGTCCGCCGATCAGCAGCCTAACGCATAA
- a CDS encoding isopenicillin N synthase family dioxygenase → MEDKLLEEIPSLDLADFRSGDPDRKARFVHQLGEAYQSIGFVALKNHGLTEEQTQALYADVKAFFSLPDERKQRYENPELAGQRGYISKGKEHAKGRNTGDLKEFYHVGQEVATEEDPIGKEYPANIWPEEVPTFQKSTFTTYRTLEAAGKDVLRAIALYLELPEDYFDDKVRNGNSILRPIHYFPIENPDAVPADAVRAAEHGDINLITLLMGASADGLQVKRRDGKWIPITALPDQIVVNVGDMLQRLTNGVLKSTIHRVVNPPREKMNSSRYSVPFFMHPRSEMSLAALDNCVTPDNPKKEADITAGEFLNERLIELGLKKK, encoded by the coding sequence ATGGAAGACAAACTGCTAGAAGAAATTCCCTCCCTCGACCTCGCCGACTTTCGCTCCGGTGACCCAGACCGCAAAGCCCGCTTCGTACACCAGCTCGGTGAAGCGTATCAGAGCATCGGCTTTGTGGCTCTCAAGAACCACGGCCTAACAGAAGAGCAAACGCAAGCGCTTTATGCCGACGTAAAAGCCTTCTTTTCTTTGCCTGATGAGCGCAAGCAACGGTATGAAAACCCTGAACTGGCGGGCCAACGCGGCTACATCAGCAAAGGTAAGGAGCATGCCAAGGGCCGCAACACCGGCGACCTGAAAGAATTTTACCACGTCGGCCAAGAGGTGGCAACCGAAGAGGACCCTATCGGGAAAGAGTACCCAGCCAATATCTGGCCCGAAGAAGTGCCTACCTTCCAGAAAAGCACTTTTACCACTTACCGCACCCTGGAAGCAGCCGGTAAGGATGTGCTTCGTGCCATTGCGCTCTACCTGGAGTTGCCCGAGGATTACTTTGATGATAAGGTGCGCAACGGCAACAGCATTCTGCGGCCGATTCACTACTTCCCTATCGAGAACCCAGATGCCGTACCTGCCGACGCCGTTCGGGCAGCCGAGCACGGCGACATCAACCTGATTACCCTGTTGATGGGTGCCAGCGCCGACGGCCTACAGGTGAAGCGCCGCGACGGCAAGTGGATTCCCATCACGGCACTCCCCGACCAGATTGTGGTGAACGTGGGCGACATGCTTCAGCGCCTCACCAACGGCGTGCTGAAAAGCACCATTCACCGCGTGGTAAATCCACCACGCGAGAAAATGAACTCGTCGCGCTATTCGGTGCCGTTCTTTATGCACCCGCGTTCGGAAATGAGCTTGGCTGCCCTTGACAATTGCGTCACGCCCGACAATCCAAAGAAGGAAGCCGACATCACCGCCGGCGAGTTTTTGAACGAGCGGTTGATTGAGCTTGGGCTCAAGAAGAAATAG
- the chrA gene encoding chromate efflux transporter — MLSTPSAPPSEVKLSPPRGRGKRTRRVRGIIFLKDVAALACTAFGGPQAHTAMMLRTLVDKRRYLTSAELLEIMALCQLLPGPTSTQTITAIGFRLGGPNLAYLTLFVWMLPAVAIMTSAGVAMSYLDKDQVARLVQYIQPIAVGFVAYSAYKIAAKVIHTKTSVALMAAAALLAYRFQLPTVLPVLLLGGGLVTTFRYRKLTPIVDKQPLRIEWANFILWIGVLIGAAILGHYTRELPVLLFENFYRNGSLVFGGGQVLAPLLFAEFVEFKHYLTAPEFLSGYGLTQALPGPNFAFASYIGALAMRDYGVGGQVLGGLVAAAGIFMPGTLLIFFLIRFWDQLKQYRVVKASLEGINAVSAGLVCAAVFLLYHPLPDTPTNLGLIGATFLLLLWEKVPSYVIVLAGLLAGVLF, encoded by the coding sequence GTGCTTTCCACTCCGTCCGCGCCTCCCTCCGAAGTCAAGCTCAGTCCACCGCGCGGACGTGGGAAGCGTACCCGTCGGGTACGAGGAATTATTTTCCTGAAAGACGTAGCAGCCTTGGCGTGCACTGCTTTTGGTGGCCCGCAAGCGCACACCGCCATGATGCTACGCACCCTCGTAGACAAGCGGCGCTACCTTACGTCAGCTGAGTTGCTGGAAATTATGGCACTGTGCCAGTTGCTTCCGGGGCCCACATCCACCCAAACCATCACGGCCATCGGGTTTCGGTTGGGCGGGCCTAATCTGGCGTACCTCACCCTGTTTGTGTGGATGCTGCCCGCCGTCGCCATTATGACTTCGGCGGGAGTTGCCATGAGCTACCTCGACAAAGATCAGGTGGCCCGACTGGTGCAGTATATCCAGCCTATTGCCGTGGGGTTTGTGGCATACTCTGCCTACAAGATTGCCGCGAAGGTGATTCATACCAAGACGTCGGTAGCGCTGATGGCGGCGGCGGCGTTGTTGGCGTATCGATTCCAGTTGCCTACGGTTCTGCCGGTTTTGCTGCTGGGCGGCGGGCTCGTTACCACATTTCGCTACCGGAAGCTCACCCCTATTGTCGACAAGCAGCCTTTGCGTATTGAGTGGGCCAACTTTATCCTGTGGATAGGCGTGCTGATAGGGGCTGCTATCTTGGGCCACTACACGCGGGAGTTGCCCGTTCTGCTCTTCGAGAATTTTTACCGCAACGGCTCATTGGTGTTTGGGGGTGGCCAAGTGCTGGCCCCGCTGCTATTTGCTGAGTTTGTAGAGTTCAAGCACTATCTCACGGCGCCAGAATTTCTCTCCGGTTATGGTCTTACGCAGGCATTGCCTGGTCCCAACTTCGCTTTTGCGTCCTACATCGGGGCTCTGGCTATGCGCGATTATGGCGTGGGGGGCCAAGTGCTCGGCGGATTGGTGGCAGCGGCGGGCATCTTCATGCCAGGTACACTCCTCATCTTTTTTCTCATCCGTTTCTGGGACCAACTCAAGCAGTACCGCGTGGTAAAAGCTTCGTTGGAAGGCATCAATGCGGTGTCAGCCGGACTGGTGTGTGCGGCTGTGTTCCTGCTCTACCATCCCCTCCCCGATACGCCCACCAACTTGGGACTCATTGGCGCTACATTCCTGCTGTTGCTGTGGGAAAAAGTGCCCTCCTATGTCATTGTGCTGGCTGGTCTGCTGGCGGGAGTGCTATTTTAA
- the rfbA gene encoding glucose-1-phosphate thymidylyltransferase RfbA produces the protein MKGIILAGGSGTRLHPLTLAVSKQLMPVYDKPMIYYPLSILMMAGIKDILIITTPHDQAQFQKLLGDGKNLGCNFQYTIQEVPNGLAQAFVLGADFIGTDKVALVLGDNIFHGEGMEELLKANNNPDGGVVYAYHVHDPERYGVVEFDANKQALSIEEKPATPKSNYAVPGLYFYDNDVIQIARDLKPSPRGEYEITDVNQEYLRRGKLKVGILGRGTAWLDTGTFESLMQAGEFVRVLEQRQGLKVGSIEEAAYRQGFIDADQLRKLAEPLRKSGYGDYLLRLPDHLLVQSSL, from the coding sequence ATGAAAGGCATCATCCTCGCCGGCGGCTCTGGCACTCGGTTGCATCCGCTTACGCTCGCTGTCAGCAAGCAACTCATGCCTGTCTACGACAAGCCGATGATTTATTATCCCTTGTCGATTTTGATGATGGCGGGTATTAAAGATATCCTCATCATTACCACCCCGCACGACCAAGCACAGTTTCAAAAGCTGCTCGGCGACGGCAAAAACCTAGGGTGCAACTTCCAATACACCATCCAAGAAGTACCCAATGGATTAGCCCAGGCCTTCGTGCTAGGAGCTGATTTTATTGGTACTGATAAAGTGGCGTTGGTACTCGGCGACAATATTTTCCACGGCGAAGGCATGGAAGAATTGTTGAAAGCCAACAACAATCCGGATGGTGGAGTAGTGTATGCCTACCACGTTCACGACCCCGAACGCTATGGGGTAGTGGAGTTTGATGCCAACAAGCAGGCACTTAGCATAGAGGAGAAGCCTGCTACCCCCAAAAGTAACTACGCCGTTCCTGGTCTGTACTTCTACGACAATGACGTAATTCAAATAGCTCGCGACCTAAAGCCTAGTCCGCGCGGTGAATACGAAATTACCGACGTCAACCAGGAGTACCTGCGGCGCGGCAAGCTGAAGGTGGGCATTTTGGGTCGTGGTACTGCTTGGCTGGACACCGGCACGTTTGAAAGCCTCATGCAAGCCGGCGAATTCGTGCGGGTGCTAGAGCAGCGCCAAGGTCTGAAAGTAGGCTCCATTGAGGAAGCCGCTTACCGTCAGGGCTTTATTGATGCCGATCAACTCCGTAAGCTAGCCGAACCGCTGCGTAAGAGCGGCTACGGCGACTATCTTCTGCGCTTACCCGACCATTTGCTGGTACAGAGTTCCTTATAG
- a CDS encoding SDR family oxidoreductase — protein MYEIPFHDQPLDNLAFLVTGGAGFIGSNLVEYLLKYGAKEVRVLDNYSNGFRKNVALFEGNPALRVIEGDIRDRQTCIDACKGIDIVLHQAALGSVPRSINDPITTNDVNVGGFVNMLVGAKEAGIKRFVYAASSSTYGDHKALPKVEDRIGKPLSPYAVTKYANELYADVFGKTYGMEIIGLRYFNIFGPRQDPNGAYAAVIPLFIDAVLEGKPPRMNGDGGQTRDFTFVENCVQANIKAALVQNPEAVNQVYNIAVADRTSLNDLFNILKEEAGSTISPEYGPDRPGDIRDSLADITKAETLLGYNPQIRIREGLQQTLAWFKTNEEFIAERN, from the coding sequence GTGTACGAAATTCCTTTTCACGACCAGCCGCTCGATAATCTAGCCTTTCTGGTAACGGGTGGGGCCGGTTTCATTGGCTCCAATCTGGTTGAGTATCTGTTGAAATACGGCGCCAAGGAAGTGCGGGTGCTCGACAACTACTCGAACGGTTTCCGCAAGAACGTGGCGCTATTTGAAGGAAACCCAGCGTTGCGCGTCATTGAAGGCGACATCCGCGACCGGCAGACCTGCATTGATGCGTGCAAAGGCATTGACATTGTGTTGCACCAAGCAGCGTTGGGTTCTGTACCGCGTTCCATCAATGACCCCATTACCACCAACGATGTGAACGTAGGTGGCTTCGTGAACATGCTAGTAGGAGCTAAAGAAGCCGGCATCAAGCGCTTCGTGTATGCTGCTTCTTCTTCCACGTACGGCGACCACAAAGCTTTGCCAAAGGTGGAAGACCGAATTGGTAAGCCTCTCTCGCCCTACGCTGTTACCAAGTACGCCAATGAACTGTACGCAGATGTATTTGGCAAAACGTATGGTATGGAAATCATTGGGCTGCGCTACTTCAACATCTTTGGCCCGCGCCAGGATCCAAATGGAGCATATGCAGCCGTTATTCCACTCTTCATTGATGCCGTGTTAGAAGGCAAGCCCCCCCGCATGAACGGCGACGGTGGGCAAACCCGGGACTTTACCTTCGTGGAGAACTGCGTGCAAGCCAACATCAAAGCGGCCCTGGTCCAGAATCCGGAGGCGGTAAATCAAGTGTACAACATTGCCGTTGCCGACCGCACTTCCCTCAACGACCTGTTCAATATTTTGAAGGAAGAGGCGGGTTCCACCATTAGCCCCGAGTACGGCCCCGACCGCCCCGGCGACATCCGAGACTCCTTGGCCGATATTACCAAGGCGGAAACCTTACTCGGCTACAATCCCCAGATTCGGATTCGGGAAGGCCTCCAGCAAACGCTAGCGTGGTTCAAAACCAATGAGGAGTTTATTGCTGAGCGCAATTAA
- the rfbB gene encoding dTDP-glucose 4,6-dehydratase, whose amino-acid sequence MKIIITGGAGFIGSHVVRLFVTKYPAYQILNLDALTYAGNLENLRDIEDAPNYRLVKGDITDQAFVDQLFANEEPDAVIHLAAESHVDRSITDPLAFVKTNVLGTVNLLQAAKNLWKPLGYEGKTFYHVSTDEVYGSLDFGPEMFTEETSYDPRSPYSASKAASDHFVRAWHHTYGLPIKLSNCSNNYGPNHFPEKLIPLAIHRIQHGQPVPVYGKGENVRDWLFVKDHATAIDAVFHNGKVGETYNIGGVNEWANIELIHLLCDTLDEKTGKEKGTSRKLITFVTDRAGHDLRYAIDSSKIMNELGWKPSVTFEQGLSQTVDWYLENEAWLQNVTSGAYQDYYRTQYASR is encoded by the coding sequence ATGAAAATCATTATTACCGGCGGGGCCGGCTTTATTGGGTCGCACGTGGTGCGCTTGTTCGTAACCAAGTACCCAGCGTATCAGATTCTGAATCTGGACGCGTTGACGTACGCTGGCAACCTGGAAAACCTGCGCGACATTGAAGATGCCCCCAACTACCGCTTGGTGAAAGGTGACATTACGGATCAAGCATTTGTAGACCAGTTGTTTGCCAACGAAGAGCCTGATGCTGTTATCCATTTAGCGGCGGAAAGCCACGTTGACCGTAGCATCACCGACCCGTTGGCGTTCGTGAAAACCAACGTGCTGGGTACCGTGAACTTGCTGCAAGCTGCTAAGAACTTGTGGAAGCCTCTGGGTTACGAAGGCAAAACCTTCTACCACGTGAGCACCGATGAGGTGTACGGCTCGTTGGATTTTGGTCCGGAGATGTTCACCGAGGAAACCTCCTACGACCCTCGCTCTCCATATTCGGCTTCCAAAGCAGCCTCCGACCATTTTGTGCGGGCGTGGCATCATACCTATGGGTTGCCCATCAAGCTCAGCAACTGCTCCAACAACTACGGCCCAAACCATTTCCCCGAGAAGCTGATTCCGCTGGCCATTCATCGCATTCAGCACGGCCAGCCGGTGCCAGTATATGGTAAAGGCGAAAACGTGCGCGACTGGTTGTTCGTGAAAGACCACGCCACCGCCATTGATGCCGTGTTCCACAACGGGAAAGTTGGTGAAACCTACAACATCGGGGGCGTGAACGAGTGGGCTAACATCGAGCTAATTCACTTGCTCTGCGACACGCTAGACGAGAAAACGGGCAAAGAGAAAGGTACTTCGCGCAAGCTCATCACCTTCGTGACGGACCGCGCCGGCCACGACCTACGCTACGCCATCGACAGCAGCAAAATCATGAACGAGCTGGGCTGGAAACCCTCTGTTACGTTCGAGCAAGGGCTTTCCCAAACGGTGGATTGGTACCTGGAAAACGAAGCCTGGCTGCAAAACGTGACCAGCGGTGCCTATCAAGACTATTACCGCACGCAATACGCCAGTCGCTAG